One genomic segment of Paenibacillus sp. FSL H8-0332 includes these proteins:
- a CDS encoding hemolysin family protein — translation MGIGLSLTLVAILIILTAFFVATEFAVVRLRGSQVSQMVLDGKKNALAVQRVAANLDGYLSACQLGITITALGIGALAEPAFEQLLIPLFDLAGVSHNVSKPIAFALAFIIATFLHVVVGELAPKTAAINIPEKIGQITAPLIIWFYRILYPLIWIMNGSANLLVRMFGMKPASEHGDAHSEDEIRLILSESYESGKINKAEYGYVNRIFTFDEMLAKEIMVPRTDMVCLFTDHSLQENFDIIRKEQYTRFPVADGSKDNIIGMINTKQLYLQYDNNPDFDFKSLILPLVTVSEVTPVKTLLTRMQKERVHIALLLDEYGGTSGLITIEDILEEIVGEIRDEFDGDERRNVEKLSETHYLFDGNVSLLEVKDLTGLDFHDEEVTTIGGWLYSHLEEPVVGKSHQYEHVTLTVREMNRHRIRSVEILIDLSVTEDSAPGNE, via the coding sequence ATGGGTATAGGACTTAGTTTGACGCTCGTGGCAATTTTGATTATTTTAACCGCATTTTTTGTAGCGACGGAGTTTGCAGTAGTGAGATTACGGGGAAGCCAGGTCAGCCAAATGGTGCTGGACGGCAAGAAGAACGCACTGGCAGTACAGCGGGTAGCCGCTAACCTGGACGGATATTTGTCCGCCTGCCAGCTCGGTATCACGATTACTGCACTCGGGATCGGGGCATTGGCAGAGCCTGCTTTTGAGCAGCTGCTTATTCCACTGTTTGATCTGGCTGGTGTGAGTCACAACGTTAGTAAGCCCATTGCGTTTGCATTGGCCTTCATTATCGCCACCTTCCTCCATGTCGTGGTCGGAGAGCTTGCACCGAAGACCGCCGCTATTAATATTCCGGAGAAAATTGGTCAGATTACCGCACCGCTGATTATTTGGTTCTACAGAATATTGTACCCTTTGATTTGGATCATGAACGGTTCCGCCAACCTGCTCGTCCGTATGTTCGGTATGAAGCCTGCCAGTGAACACGGCGATGCGCACAGTGAAGACGAGATCCGCCTGATCCTGTCCGAGAGCTATGAGAGCGGAAAAATCAACAAAGCGGAATATGGTTATGTTAACCGGATTTTCACCTTTGATGAGATGCTCGCCAAAGAAATTATGGTTCCCCGGACAGATATGGTATGCCTGTTCACCGATCATTCGCTGCAAGAGAACTTTGATATTATCCGCAAGGAGCAGTACACCCGCTTCCCTGTAGCTGACGGCAGCAAAGACAATATCATTGGTATGATCAATACCAAGCAGCTCTACCTGCAATATGACAATAATCCTGATTTCGATTTCAAAAGCCTGATCCTGCCGCTGGTGACCGTATCGGAAGTTACGCCAGTGAAGACTCTGCTGACCCGTATGCAGAAGGAGCGCGTGCATATCGCCCTGCTGCTGGATGAATACGGCGGCACCTCCGGCCTGATTACAATTGAGGACATCCTGGAAGAGATTGTCGGCGAGATCCGTGATGAGTTCGACGGGGATGAACGCAGAAATGTGGAGAAGCTGAGCGAGACCCATTATCTGTTCGACGGCAATGTCTCCCTGCTGGAGGTCAAGGATCTTACCGGACTTGATTTCCACGATGAGGAAGTCACCACCATCGGCGGATGGCTCTACAGTCACCTGGAAGAGCCGGTGGTCGGCAAAAGCCATCAATACGAGCATGTCACCTTGACCGTCCGTGAGATGAACCGCCACCGTATCCGCAGTGTCGAGATCCTGATCGATCTGTCGGTCACCGAGGATTCTGCTCCAGGCAACGAATAA
- a CDS encoding VOC family protein: MTSPIRNQIGAVFIPVSDIERSKSWYCSLLGLPLDGEVLFGHLYEVPMQGPGIVLDSKIFTAEAVLKVPSFHLLTDDIDAAYDYVKASGAEILTDIENDHWFNFKDPDGNVLMICRFVS, from the coding sequence GTGACAAGTCCGATACGCAATCAGATTGGCGCTGTCTTCATCCCGGTTAGTGATATCGAAAGGTCCAAGAGCTGGTATTGCAGTCTGCTCGGACTGCCGCTTGATGGCGAAGTATTATTCGGGCATCTGTATGAGGTGCCGATGCAGGGGCCGGGGATCGTACTGGACAGCAAAATATTCACAGCCGAAGCCGTGCTGAAGGTGCCGTCCTTCCATCTGCTTACCGACGATATTGATGCCGCTTATGATTATGTCAAAGCCAGCGGAGCTGAGATCCTTACCGATATTGAGAATGACCACTGGTTTAACTTCAAGGACCCGGACGGAAACGTGTTAATGATCTGCCGATTCGTCAGTTAG
- a CDS encoding TrkH family potassium uptake protein, with the protein MNLANLFFGHLKLTPPKILSLGFVILIAAGTLLLSLPAASTGGRISFIDALFMATSATCVTGLAVIDTGTELSTFGQVVLLVLFQFGGLGFVTMATLITLVLNKRISLKERLLLQESMNQNSMQGIVKLIRRVLIYSLVIQLTGAILLAARFIVDMPIGKAAYYGLFHSISIFNNAGFDLFGDVHGPFSGLTRYVEDPVVNITSMLLIFLGGIGFIVLSDLIDYPKRKRLMLHSKVVLATSAVLILVGAIIFFWLEWNATLKPLHAGGKIMASFLQAITPRSGGVTTIEIPLLRESTQFLMILLMFIGAAPGSTGGGIKITTFAILASTAYAKLRGKEDIVMFRHRISKENVYRAITMTLLSLMLVVISTMLLSITERADFLSVLFEAVSAFGTSGITMGLTTELTTIGKVLVIILMFVGRTGPLTLAYALKPKNSKELYRYPEGNITIG; encoded by the coding sequence ATGAACTTGGCTAACCTTTTCTTTGGGCATTTGAAGCTAACGCCGCCCAAAATATTATCCCTCGGCTTCGTGATCCTGATCGCTGCCGGAACCCTGCTGTTATCGCTGCCCGCTGCTTCTACCGGCGGAAGAATCTCATTCATTGATGCGCTGTTCATGGCAACCTCGGCGACCTGCGTAACCGGTCTTGCCGTTATCGACACCGGAACAGAGCTATCGACCTTCGGACAAGTTGTACTGCTGGTGCTCTTCCAGTTCGGTGGTCTCGGCTTCGTAACGATGGCTACGCTGATCACCCTGGTGCTGAACAAACGGATCTCGTTGAAGGAGCGCCTCTTGCTGCAGGAATCTATGAACCAGAATTCCATGCAGGGGATCGTGAAGCTGATCCGCCGGGTGCTTATCTATTCACTGGTGATCCAGTTGACCGGGGCCATTCTGCTGGCTGCCAGATTTATAGTAGATATGCCGATAGGCAAAGCAGCCTATTATGGATTATTCCATAGCATCTCGATCTTCAACAATGCGGGCTTCGACTTGTTCGGCGATGTTCACGGGCCCTTCAGCGGATTAACCCGGTACGTGGAAGATCCCGTTGTGAATATTACCTCCATGCTGCTGATCTTCCTTGGCGGTATCGGCTTCATCGTCTTATCCGATTTAATCGATTATCCCAAGCGCAAGCGGCTCATGCTGCACTCGAAGGTCGTGCTGGCGACTTCAGCTGTGCTGATTCTGGTCGGTGCGATTATCTTCTTCTGGCTTGAATGGAACGCTACACTGAAGCCGCTGCATGCCGGAGGCAAGATTATGGCCTCCTTCCTGCAAGCTATTACGCCGCGTTCCGGCGGCGTGACTACTATTGAGATTCCGCTGCTGCGGGAATCCACCCAATTCCTGATGATTCTGCTGATGTTCATCGGGGCGGCTCCCGGCTCCACCGGCGGCGGAATCAAGATTACCACCTTTGCCATTCTGGCCAGCACCGCTTACGCCAAGCTCCGGGGCAAAGAGGATATCGTGATGTTCCGCCACCGGATCTCGAAGGAGAATGTCTACAGGGCCATTACCATGACACTGCTCTCACTGATGCTGGTAGTCATCTCTACCATGCTCTTGTCCATAACAGAACGCGCAGATTTCCTCAGTGTATTATTCGAAGCGGTGTCCGCCTTCGGCACCTCAGGCATCACCATGGGACTGACCACAGAGCTGACCACGATCGGCAAGGTGCTGGTGATCATTCTCATGTTCGTGGGCCGGACCGGACCGCTTACCCTGGCCTATGCGCTCAAGCCGAAGAACAGCAAGGAGCTGTACCGTTACCCGGAAGGCAATATTACTATCGGCTAA
- a CDS encoding aminopeptidase, with protein sequence MSMTETELQDKLSKYADLAVQIGVNVQPGQILVVNAPITAAEFVRLITAKAYAIGASQVKVNWSDEFITRQQFEHASPEVFTKAPTWFAGEMTELAENGAAFLSVIAENPDALKGIDPERIANFQKTRGAALTKYRELQMSDKVSWSIVAIPSQPWADKVFPEVPADQRVDKLWEAIFHTVRLDREDPVAAWQEHLDTLESKANVLNAKKYASLHYIAPGTDLSIELPEGHLWAQGDSINAKGHSFVANMPTEEVFTAPLKTGVNGTVRSTKPLSYGGNVIDGFSITFEQGRITNVSAEQGQEALEYLISLDEGAKYLGEVALVPHKSPISESGILYFNTLFDENASNHLAIGTAYAFCLEGGKEMNQDELTARGLNNSVTHVDFMIGSAEMDIYGITADGTREPVFQKGNWAF encoded by the coding sequence ATGTCAATGACTGAAACAGAGCTTCAGGACAAGCTAAGTAAATATGCTGATTTAGCAGTACAAATCGGTGTGAATGTTCAGCCGGGACAAATCCTGGTCGTGAACGCCCCGATCACTGCGGCCGAGTTCGTCCGCCTGATAACGGCCAAGGCGTATGCCATCGGCGCCAGCCAAGTGAAGGTGAACTGGAGTGACGAGTTCATCACCCGCCAGCAGTTCGAGCATGCGTCGCCCGAAGTATTTACCAAGGCCCCAACCTGGTTTGCCGGTGAAATGACTGAGCTTGCCGAGAACGGTGCCGCCTTCCTGTCGGTCATTGCCGAGAACCCGGATGCCCTCAAAGGCATTGATCCTGAGCGGATTGCGAACTTCCAGAAGACACGGGGCGCAGCGCTTACGAAATACCGTGAATTGCAGATGTCCGACAAGGTTAGCTGGAGCATTGTAGCGATTCCTTCCCAGCCTTGGGCAGACAAAGTCTTCCCTGAGGTCCCTGCTGACCAGCGTGTAGACAAGCTGTGGGAGGCTATCTTCCATACCGTCCGTCTGGACCGTGAGGACCCTGTTGCCGCCTGGCAGGAGCATCTCGACACCCTTGAGTCGAAGGCTAATGTTCTTAACGCAAAAAAGTACGCCAGCCTGCATTACATAGCACCTGGAACTGACCTTAGCATCGAGCTGCCTGAAGGCCATTTATGGGCGCAGGGGGATAGCATCAATGCCAAAGGTCATTCTTTTGTCGCCAACATGCCAACCGAAGAAGTATTCACAGCTCCGCTGAAAACCGGTGTTAACGGTACAGTCCGCAGCACGAAGCCACTCAGCTACGGCGGGAATGTGATTGACGGCTTCTCGATCACTTTTGAACAGGGCCGGATTACCAATGTGAGCGCCGAGCAGGGTCAAGAAGCCCTCGAATATCTGATTAGCCTGGATGAAGGCGCCAAGTATCTGGGTGAAGTCGCACTTGTGCCGCATAAGTCGCCGATCTCGGAATCAGGGATTCTGTACTTCAATACTTTGTTCGACGAGAATGCCTCCAACCATCTGGCGATTGGTACTGCCTATGCCTTCTGTCTGGAAGGCGGCAAAGAAATGAACCAGGATGAACTGACCGCCCGCGGCCTCAACAACAGTGTGACCCACGTTGACTTCATGATCGGCTCCGCCGAGATGGATATCTACGGAATTACCGCTGACGGTACGCGCGAGCCGGTCTTCCAGAAGGGCAACTGGGCCTTCTAA
- a CDS encoding aminopeptidase: MLDFNQKLENYALLAVKIGVNIQPGQTLVVNADIVSAELVRLIVRQAYEAGAKLVKVNYSDEFVTRTRYDLAPSESFLEPPKWQADELEDLARGGAAFLTIISANPDLLNGVEASRIADHQKTAGQAMAPYREMLMANQVSWTGLAFPSASWAAKVFPDAAPEQQIDLLWDAIFKAVRADQENPVQAWSVHLAGLKQRCELLNAKKYRKLHYTAPGTDLTIELPEGHLWCQAGAVNSRGMSFLANIPTEEVFTAPLKTGANGMVRSTKPLSYGGNIIDRFSLTLENGKVTDFTAEVGQEALASLLAMDEGAAYFGEVALVPFHSPISESGILYYTTLYDENASCHLALGASYAFTLQDGINMTKEQLVDKGMNQSLTHVDFMMGSPEMNIDGIADDGSTDPIFRNGDWA; the protein is encoded by the coding sequence TTGCTGGATTTCAACCAAAAGCTGGAGAACTACGCACTGCTCGCTGTAAAGATCGGCGTTAATATTCAACCCGGCCAGACCCTTGTCGTGAATGCGGATATCGTATCGGCTGAGCTGGTCCGCCTGATTGTACGCCAGGCCTATGAAGCAGGTGCGAAGCTCGTCAAAGTTAACTATTCCGATGAATTCGTCACCCGTACCCGTTATGATCTCGCACCGTCCGAGAGCTTCCTGGAGCCGCCGAAGTGGCAGGCCGATGAGCTGGAGGATCTGGCACGGGGCGGCGCGGCGTTCCTGACGATCATCTCCGCGAATCCGGACTTGCTGAACGGTGTAGAGGCAAGCCGGATTGCAGACCATCAGAAGACCGCCGGTCAAGCTATGGCTCCTTACCGCGAGATGCTGATGGCTAACCAGGTCAGCTGGACCGGCCTCGCCTTCCCATCCGCCTCTTGGGCCGCGAAGGTGTTCCCGGACGCTGCACCTGAGCAGCAGATTGACCTGCTCTGGGACGCCATCTTCAAGGCTGTGCGTGCAGACCAGGAGAATCCGGTGCAGGCCTGGAGTGTCCATCTGGCCGGCCTGAAGCAGCGCTGTGAGCTGCTGAACGCGAAGAAATACCGCAAGCTGCACTACACGGCTCCGGGCACTGATCTGACGATCGAATTGCCTGAAGGCCATCTCTGGTGTCAGGCCGGTGCGGTGAACAGCCGCGGAATGTCCTTCCTGGCCAACATTCCGACCGAGGAAGTGTTCACCGCTCCGCTGAAGACCGGTGCGAACGGCATGGTCCGCAGCACGAAGCCGCTCAGCTATGGCGGCAACATCATCGACCGATTCAGTCTGACCCTGGAGAATGGTAAGGTTACTGACTTTACTGCTGAAGTGGGCCAGGAAGCCTTGGCTTCTCTACTGGCCATGGATGAAGGTGCCGCCTACTTCGGTGAAGTGGCGCTTGTGCCTTTCCACTCTCCGATCTCGGAGAGCGGCATTCTCTACTACACCACCCTGTATGACGAGAATGCTTCCTGCCATCTGGCACTTGGCGCTTCCTACGCCTTTACCCTGCAGGACGGCATTAACATGACCAAGGAACAACTGGTGGACAAGGGCATGAACCAAAGTCTCACCCATGTTGACTTCATGATGGGCTCCCCGGAGATGAACATCGACGGAATTGCCGATGACGGCTCCACCGATCCGATTTTCCGTAATGGAGACTGGGCTTAA
- a CDS encoding iron-sulfur cluster assembly accessory protein, which translates to MNIEVSEIAAEKIAEILLNADTRHSFLRVGVEEGGCSGLSYTLVLDEQQTEEDMVFNKDKFRILVHTKSISYIDGLEIDYEQSGMIGGFTMNNPNAKASCGCGASFRMANYRGEVKKCD; encoded by the coding sequence ATGAACATTGAGGTCAGTGAGATCGCAGCAGAGAAAATCGCCGAAATCTTGTTAAACGCGGATACCCGGCACTCTTTTCTTAGAGTAGGCGTTGAAGAAGGGGGATGCAGCGGATTATCTTATACCCTTGTCTTGGATGAGCAGCAAACGGAGGAGGATATGGTATTCAATAAAGATAAATTCCGTATATTAGTTCACACGAAGAGTATTTCATATATTGATGGTCTTGAAATTGACTATGAACAAAGCGGAATGATAGGCGGATTCACCATGAATAACCCTAATGCCAAAGCCTCATGTGGATGCGGGGCCAGTTTTCGGATGGCTAACTATCGGGGGGAAGTTAAAAAATGTGATTAA
- a CDS encoding MFS transporter, whose product MSSNHQSIFSPRYFALSIGIILSVMAVGFEGLSVTTIAPSIAGDLNGLSLFGWIFSTYLLAQIIGTLVVGRIIDKRGPAAPFTYALLLFIAGLVAAATAGDMYIMIGSRALQGLGAGAMMTCVYTAISLSYPDELRAKILGAFGTAYVLPSMLGPYVAGLIADQWSWRFVFWGILPVLFVSAVLSLPAFRKLKVQQTGEASGSSSTWMALLLTMGTGLFLVGLSMLPSMIGFVFVMIGLVGMIIPLRQLLPKGTLTLRRGMPAILATRGLFFAAYASTQNFLVLALIDVKGITPSQAGLIVASAALSWCIIAYVQGRWDAADQGRGRHMRIILGVFLLAIVFWIPVVSVAVAVMGQIIAGVGIGLAHPVSGVVAFSQAGEGGAGQTSANLQFADSFTPGVVIGIGGSILVVCQAAGMSLQSGLIVAMGFHLLLIVISIIASTRISQQSIGNADPKKEGVPVIVH is encoded by the coding sequence ATGTCGTCTAATCATCAAAGTATTTTCAGCCCGCGTTATTTTGCACTATCCATAGGAATTATCTTGTCGGTGATGGCCGTTGGATTCGAAGGTCTATCCGTAACCACCATTGCTCCTTCGATTGCCGGAGACTTGAACGGTCTTAGCTTGTTCGGCTGGATATTCAGTACGTATCTGCTTGCACAGATTATCGGAACGCTGGTCGTCGGTCGAATTATAGATAAAAGAGGACCTGCTGCACCATTCACATATGCGCTTCTGTTGTTTATCGCAGGACTGGTCGCTGCCGCAACCGCAGGCGATATGTATATCATGATTGGATCACGGGCCCTGCAAGGTTTGGGTGCCGGAGCTATGATGACTTGTGTGTATACAGCCATATCCTTAAGTTACCCGGATGAGTTACGTGCCAAGATACTTGGAGCATTTGGTACAGCCTATGTTCTTCCGTCCATGCTCGGTCCATATGTGGCAGGTCTTATAGCAGATCAGTGGTCCTGGCGGTTTGTTTTCTGGGGGATCTTACCTGTGCTGTTTGTTTCAGCAGTGCTTAGTTTACCTGCGTTCAGGAAATTGAAAGTGCAGCAGACGGGAGAGGCTAGCGGATCTTCATCCACTTGGATGGCGTTACTCTTAACGATGGGTACTGGCCTTTTCCTGGTTGGTCTAAGTATGCTTCCGAGTATGATTGGATTTGTGTTCGTCATGATTGGCCTCGTAGGTATGATAATCCCGCTCCGTCAATTGCTGCCGAAGGGAACGCTTACGCTGCGAAGAGGGATGCCGGCGATTCTGGCAACACGCGGGTTGTTCTTCGCGGCCTATGCCAGCACACAGAATTTCCTGGTATTGGCTCTAATTGATGTGAAGGGAATTACACCTTCTCAGGCTGGTTTAATTGTAGCGAGTGCTGCGTTAAGCTGGTGTATCATTGCGTATGTGCAAGGACGTTGGGATGCGGCAGATCAGGGCCGTGGACGTCATATGAGAATTATTCTGGGGGTATTTCTGCTTGCCATCGTCTTTTGGATACCGGTTGTGTCTGTTGCCGTTGCAGTTATGGGTCAGATCATCGCCGGGGTCGGCATTGGATTGGCGCATCCGGTTAGCGGTGTTGTAGCCTTTTCCCAAGCCGGGGAAGGCGGCGCGGGCCAAACCTCGGCAAATCTGCAATTTGCGGATTCTTTTACACCCGGTGTAGTTATCGGGATTGGGGGTTCCATCCTTGTCGTTTGTCAGGCTGCTGGAATGTCACTGCAATCCGGCTTAATTGTAGCCATGGGCTTCCATCTCTTGTTGATCGTCATAAGTATCATTGCCAGCACTAGGATCTCGCAGCAATCCATCGGAAATGCTGATCCTAAGAAAGAGGGTGTACCGGTCATTGTCCACTGA
- a CDS encoding ArsR family transcriptional regulator, translating into MSRNEIKKDVSTSTRRAIINLLKERGGMDVVALSSQFSLSGMAIRQHLNALKEEGLVTNVEEARPMGRPAKLWILTPAANRFFPTGYSDLSISLIQSMKEAFGNEGLDKLLDVRNKKMQAQYLEHLGAASEVREKLEKLAEIRTNEGYMAEVKEQEDGSLLFIEKHCPICEAAAVCTGLCKNELHLFKTVLGDDVHIERGEYLLKGGRNCSYTVRPNQP; encoded by the coding sequence ATGAGCCGGAATGAAATCAAAAAAGATGTATCCACCAGTACCCGAAGAGCGATCATTAATCTGTTAAAGGAACGCGGGGGCATGGATGTTGTGGCACTCTCCTCTCAATTTTCGCTGTCTGGAATGGCTATTCGCCAACATTTGAATGCGCTGAAGGAAGAAGGATTGGTTACAAATGTGGAAGAGGCGCGTCCCATGGGCCGGCCCGCCAAGCTATGGATATTAACGCCCGCGGCTAATCGTTTTTTCCCAACCGGATATTCGGATTTATCCATCAGTCTCATTCAGTCGATGAAGGAAGCTTTTGGTAACGAAGGGCTGGACAAGCTGCTGGATGTTCGAAATAAAAAGATGCAGGCCCAATATCTCGAGCATCTTGGTGCGGCATCGGAGGTTAGAGAGAAATTAGAGAAACTGGCCGAGATTCGAACGAATGAAGGTTATATGGCCGAGGTTAAGGAGCAGGAGGATGGAAGTCTCTTATTCATCGAGAAACATTGCCCGATCTGTGAAGCGGCGGCTGTATGTACCGGGTTATGCAAGAATGAGTTGCATTTATTTAAAACAGTTCTAGGCGATGATGTTCATATTGAACGGGGGGAGTACCTTTTAAAGGGAGGCAGAAACTGCAGCTACACCGTTAGGCCAAATCAGCCGTAA
- a CDS encoding WHG domain-containing protein encodes MARAGLDTHTLVLAAAELADEYGVEEVTLAALAAKLGVRSPSLYNHINGLAGLRTLMAVYGLEQLYEIISQATEGLSGEAAVHAMSQAYLGFTRTHPGLYQTTLKAPEQGDTALEAASAKILSLILQMISAFGLDEEGNLHAVRGLRSILHGLSTLEHQGGFAMPLDLNVTLTRLINTYIAGIGCMGSDAASLK; translated from the coding sequence ATGGCTAGAGCAGGTCTGGACACGCACACGCTGGTGCTGGCTGCCGCAGAGCTGGCGGATGAATACGGAGTGGAAGAAGTGACGCTGGCTGCACTTGCCGCGAAGCTGGGTGTCCGTTCCCCGTCACTCTATAATCACATTAACGGACTTGCGGGGCTGCGTACACTGATGGCGGTATATGGCCTGGAGCAGCTGTATGAGATCATATCACAGGCAACGGAGGGGCTCAGCGGAGAAGCAGCGGTACATGCCATGAGTCAGGCCTACCTCGGATTCACCAGGACACACCCGGGGCTGTACCAGACGACGTTAAAAGCACCCGAGCAGGGGGACACAGCTCTGGAGGCGGCGAGTGCAAAGATCCTGTCGCTCATCCTCCAAATGATATCCGCGTTCGGCTTGGACGAGGAAGGCAATCTTCATGCCGTCCGTGGACTAAGAAGTATCCTGCACGGATTGTCCACTCTGGAGCATCAAGGCGGATTTGCAATGCCGCTGGACCTGAATGTCACTCTTACCCGGCTGATTAACACCTATATTGCCGGAATCGGCTGTATGGGATCAGACGCAGCAAGCCTGAAATGA
- a CDS encoding MBL fold metallo-hydrolase, translating into MRVTREGHLHQLTWLPRIFPVNCYLIEEEQELTLIDAGMSYSLQGILSQAAKLGKPLTRIILTHGHMDHVGALDALKKQVPEAKVYISERDAALLAGDRSLRADELRTPIKGSVPAKIVTRPDILLHDGDSIGSLTAFSTPGHTPGSMSFQDRRSGALIVGDAFQTFRAMAVSGKKVAWFPFPAMATWSPEQALVSAYRLIDLAPTVLAVGHGDLLIAPVEAMKRAAAEAEGQVKGGERIHG; encoded by the coding sequence ATGAGAGTAACAAGAGAAGGCCATTTGCATCAGCTGACGTGGCTGCCGCGTATTTTTCCAGTGAATTGCTATTTGATCGAAGAAGAACAGGAGCTTACACTTATAGACGCGGGAATGTCCTACAGTCTGCAAGGCATTCTGAGTCAGGCCGCCAAGCTCGGTAAGCCGCTGACCCGCATCATCCTGACCCATGGCCACATGGATCATGTCGGGGCACTTGATGCTTTGAAGAAGCAGGTGCCGGAGGCTAAGGTCTATATCTCGGAGCGGGATGCTGCATTGTTGGCTGGTGACCGCTCGCTCAGAGCCGATGAGCTGCGGACTCCTATTAAGGGCAGTGTACCCGCCAAAATAGTCACCCGGCCCGACATTCTGCTGCATGACGGCGATAGTATCGGCTCGCTGACAGCGTTCAGCACTCCCGGGCATACGCCGGGATCGATGTCTTTTCAGGACCGGCGCAGTGGAGCGCTGATCGTCGGTGATGCGTTCCAGACCTTCCGGGCCATGGCGGTGTCCGGCAAGAAGGTTGCCTGGTTTCCTTTTCCGGCCATGGCAACTTGGAGCCCCGAACAGGCCCTGGTCAGTGCCTACAGGCTGATTGATCTTGCCCCAACTGTACTGGCGGTAGGACATGGTGATCTGCTTATAGCTCCGGTAGAGGCGATGAAGCGGGCGGCTGCGGAGGCTGAAGGGCAAGTAAAGGGAGGAGAGAGGATACATGGCTAG
- the pstB gene encoding phosphate ABC transporter ATP-binding protein PstB, whose protein sequence is MGIAEPVVRESFQTEDLSIYYGTYEAVKGISLPFAQNTVTALIGPSGCGKSTFLRSLNRMNDDISGSTTKGSIWIDGVDINATGTDVIKLRQKIGMVWQKPNPFYKSIYDNIAFGPKYHGIKGKQALDEIVESSLRRAALWDEVKDRLKDSALALSGGQQQRLCIARALSVNPQILLLDEPASALDPVSTGKVEELIKELKEQLRIVIVTHNMQQAARISDYTAYFYLGSLVEYDKTEKVFTNPENQMTQEYIMGRFG, encoded by the coding sequence ATGGGAATAGCGGAACCAGTGGTGCGCGAATCATTTCAAACGGAGGATCTGAGTATTTATTATGGCACGTATGAGGCGGTGAAGGGGATTAGTCTTCCTTTTGCCCAGAATACGGTAACCGCGCTGATCGGCCCGTCGGGCTGCGGGAAATCTACCTTCCTGCGGTCGCTCAACCGGATGAATGACGATATTTCCGGCTCTACAACCAAAGGCAGCATCTGGATTGACGGTGTGGATATCAATGCTACAGGCACAGATGTAATCAAGCTGCGGCAAAAAATCGGCATGGTCTGGCAGAAGCCCAACCCGTTCTATAAATCGATCTACGACAATATCGCCTTCGGCCCGAAATATCATGGCATCAAGGGCAAGCAGGCGCTGGATGAAATCGTGGAGAGCAGCCTGCGCCGCGCAGCCTTGTGGGACGAGGTCAAAGACCGCTTGAAGGATTCCGCTCTGGCGCTCTCCGGTGGACAGCAGCAGCGTCTGTGTATCGCCCGGGCGCTGTCGGTCAACCCGCAGATCCTGCTGCTCGATGAGCCGGCTTCGGCACTTGACCCGGTATCGACCGGCAAGGTGGAAGAGCTGATCAAAGAGCTCAAGGAGCAGCTGCGCATCGTGATTGTCACCCACAACATGCAGCAGGCCGCGCGGATCTCGGACTACACCGCCTACTTCTATCTCGGCTCCCTTGTGGAATACGACAAGACCGAGAAGGTCTTCACGAACCCCGAGAACCAGATGACGCAGGAGTACATTATGGGCCGGTTTGGCTGA